In Actinomycetota bacterium, the sequence TCAGGTCCCGGCACTGCTTGATGACCTCGGCGCCGAAGGTGAGGTTCGGCACGAAGTGCCCGTCCATGACGTCCCACTGGATCGCGTCGGCGCCACCCTCCGCCAGCCGGGTCACGTCCTCACCGAGACGTGCGAGATTAGCGTTGAGCACTGAGGGGACGATTCTGCGCTGGGTCACTGGAACCTCTCTTTTCGCTTTGTTCCGGGGCGGTTTCCGCCGGGTCTTGAACGAGTGCCCGGCCGGTATTGGCAGGGCAACGGGTAGATTCAAATTCGAAAATGGACGGTATCACGCACCGCGTGATGCTTGTCCGCCGGTCTGCACTGCCCGCAGGCACATGCCGGCGAGCAGAAATCTTTCTGTTATGAGTAAACTACGGCATGGCTACCAGGAGTTCTTCTCTACCTAACCGCGCTCCCAACACCGGGCGACCGATAATGCTGGGCGTCGTCGGCGACTCTGCAACCGGCAAGACGACCATCACCGCAGGAATCGCCAAAATCCTGGGCAAAGACCGCGTGACGACTATCTGCACGGACGACTACCACAAGTTCGACCGTGTCGAGCGCAAAGAGCTGCCCTTCACTCCGTTGCACCCCGACTGCAACTACATGGAGATCATCGAGCAGCACCTGAAGCTCCTGGCCGACGGCGAGCCCATCCTCAAGCCCATCTACAACCACAGCCACGGAACACTGGACCGGCCGGTGCTGGTCACCCCCCAGGAGTACATGGTCGTGGAGGGCCTTTTCGGCTTCTACACCAAGCCGATGCGGGACTGCTTCGACGTCAAGGTCTTCCTCGACCCGCCGGAGGACGTGCGGCGCGCCTGGAAGATCAAGCGGGACGTCGGCAAGCGCAACTACACCGAGGAGCAGGTCGACGCCGACCTCGCCAAGCGCGAGCCGGAGTCCGAGGCGTACATCCGCCCCCAGCGGGCCCACGCCGACATCGTCGTGCGCTTCTACCCCCCCGGCCCGGAACTGGACGTCGACGCCAGCCACTACAACGTGA encodes:
- a CDS encoding phosphoribulokinase, encoding MATRSSSLPNRAPNTGRPIMLGVVGDSATGKTTITAGIAKILGKDRVTTICTDDYHKFDRVERKELPFTPLHPDCNYMEIIEQHLKLLADGEPILKPIYNHSHGTLDRPVLVTPQEYMVVEGLFGFYTKPMRDCFDVKVFLDPPEDVRRAWKIKRDVGKRNYTEEQVDADLAKREPESEAYIRPQRAHADIVVRFYPPGPELDVDASHYNVKLVLRPTLPHPYLAEIASATRTSKYEPIRFSLARDRGQPVDVLEIDGTVPDEVAASAEQIIWEKMHKDGKLDANAIGLFAEGDQQRVSGPLGLTQLLIVFQLQSARAGFEFS